From one Deltaproteobacteria bacterium genomic stretch:
- the wrbA gene encoding NAD(P)H:quinone oxidoreductase encodes MAKIAIVYYSAYGHTLELAKAIEKGAKEAGAETRLRKVKELVPDDVVKGNQGLSAGHALQKDITEAALGDLEWADGIAFGTPTRFGNTTAQLRNFLDQTGPLWAKGALAGKVAAFFTGASTPHGGHETTILTLSTFAYHHGMLIMPMGYTIKGSGDPYGPTYVSGDGSKPVGEEEKRLAQEFGKNLAKVSQKLAGK; translated from the coding sequence ATGGCAAAGATAGCGATTGTATACTATTCAGCGTACGGACATACCCTTGAACTTGCAAAGGCGATAGAAAAAGGGGCCAAAGAGGCCGGCGCTGAAACAAGGCTGAGGAAGGTAAAAGAACTGGTACCGGATGATGTTGTCAAGGGCAACCAGGGGCTTTCTGCCGGTCACGCGCTGCAAAAGGATATAACAGAAGCAGCACTCGGAGACCTAGAATGGGCGGACGGTATTGCATTCGGCACGCCGACGCGGTTTGGCAATACTACGGCCCAACTCCGGAATTTTCTCGATCAGACCGGACCTCTGTGGGCCAAGGGTGCGCTTGCAGGCAAGGTAGCCGCATTTTTTACCGGTGCATCAACACCTCATGGAGGCCATGAAACAACCATACTTACCTTAAGTACGTTTGCATACCATCACGGCATGCTGATCATGCCCATGGGCTACACGATCAAAGGATCGGGTGATCCCTACGGGCCAACGTATGTTTCCGGAGACGGCTCAAAACCTGTGGGCGAGGAAGAAAAAAGGCTTGCTCAGGAGTTCGGCAAAAACCTCGCAAAGGTCTCACAGAAACTCGCAGGGAAATAA